A portion of the Thermus oshimai DSM 12092 genome contains these proteins:
- a CDS encoding GAF domain-containing protein, which yields MEPLARLRVDARGLATVLQADPSLGLEGTKVPCALLVEGKDPFGRPLCPRCPVLRELRRGAYRASTPLVRQGRRLRCQGYREGEGFLVELFPEKGAPPDLLLELSRLAQHLLKHPEEFPKNLEVFLGVLRQALSMEAAELFLSDPEGHHLILTAYEGLHREAFLERPWFQLGEGYPGIVALKRAPLFTHALGEDSRYLRQKVKALGYQTYICYPLELPHGLIGVLNLASRDPGVRHEEVLEALERIGPLLASTLYTLLTRLGEEGLKAATRLLHRGVPAEGVRALLEGVRRLSGATGVRLVPKEGPPLSLGPVPPCAMKDCPAWRGEVVGFKNGLPDCPEAEGRPRICLPLWAWGEVVAVETLFHARPPKPPTGPAAFALWLQRLAAPLLFPEKPKESRLEVHALGGFRVLYQGRELRPEDFGRRSAWRLFKLLLANKDRALFADELAESLFPGLPPERAKQELYTAVYHLRKTLPGIVEREGEYYRLHLPEPHYLDFAHFEALMRRADLEEGLSAFKTLREALELYKGPLFGDDPYGEWAEAERAYLQERALYGLLRLGEMAEALGYKEVAREAYARALKLEPLFEEAQTRLEALR from the coding sequence ATGGAGCCCTTAGCCCGCCTGCGAGTGGACGCCCGTGGCCTGGCCACGGTCCTCCAGGCCGACCCCAGCCTGGGCCTGGAAGGGACGAAGGTCCCCTGCGCCCTCCTGGTGGAGGGCAAGGACCCCTTCGGCCGGCCCCTCTGCCCCCGCTGTCCGGTGCTCCGGGAGCTCCGGCGGGGGGCCTACCGGGCCAGCACCCCCCTGGTCCGGCAGGGCCGCCGCCTCCGGTGCCAGGGCTACCGGGAGGGGGAGGGGTTTTTGGTGGAGCTCTTCCCGGAAAAGGGGGCTCCTCCGGACCTCCTCCTGGAGCTTTCGCGGCTGGCCCAGCACCTCCTGAAGCACCCCGAGGAGTTCCCTAAGAACCTCGAGGTCTTCCTCGGGGTCCTGCGGCAGGCCCTTTCCATGGAGGCGGCGGAGCTTTTCCTTTCCGACCCCGAGGGGCACCACCTGATCCTCACCGCCTACGAGGGGCTCCACCGGGAGGCTTTCCTGGAAAGGCCCTGGTTCCAGCTGGGGGAGGGCTACCCGGGGATCGTGGCCCTGAAGCGCGCCCCCCTCTTCACCCACGCCCTAGGGGAGGACAGCCGGTACCTCCGGCAGAAGGTCAAGGCCCTGGGCTACCAGACCTACATCTGCTACCCCCTGGAGCTCCCCCACGGCCTCATCGGGGTCCTGAACCTGGCCTCCCGCGACCCCGGGGTGCGCCACGAGGAGGTCCTGGAGGCCCTGGAGCGGATCGGCCCTCTCCTGGCCAGCACCCTCTACACCCTCCTCACCCGCCTGGGGGAGGAGGGGCTCAAGGCCGCCACCCGCCTCCTCCACCGGGGGGTGCCCGCGGAGGGGGTAAGGGCCCTTCTGGAGGGGGTCCGCCGCCTGAGCGGGGCCACGGGGGTGCGGCTCGTCCCCAAGGAGGGCCCCCCCTTGAGCCTGGGGCCGGTGCCCCCGTGCGCGATGAAGGACTGCCCCGCCTGGCGGGGGGAGGTGGTGGGCTTCAAAAACGGCCTCCCCGACTGCCCCGAGGCCGAGGGGCGGCCCCGGATCTGCCTGCCCCTTTGGGCCTGGGGGGAGGTGGTGGCGGTGGAAACCCTCTTCCACGCCAGGCCCCCCAAGCCCCCCACCGGGCCTGCGGCCTTCGCCCTTTGGCTCCAGCGCCTGGCCGCCCCCCTCCTCTTCCCCGAAAAGCCCAAGGAGAGCCGCCTCGAGGTCCACGCCCTGGGGGGCTTCCGCGTCCTCTACCAGGGGCGGGAGCTCAGGCCCGAGGACTTCGGAAGGCGGAGCGCCTGGCGGCTTTTCAAGCTCCTCCTGGCCAACAAGGACCGGGCCCTCTTCGCTGACGAGCTGGCGGAAAGCCTCTTCCCTGGCCTTCCCCCGGAAAGGGCAAAGCAGGAGCTCTACACCGCGGTCTACCACCTGCGCAAGACCCTGCCGGGGATCGTGGAGCGGGAGGGGGAGTACTACCGCCTCCACCTGCCCGAGCCCCACTACCTGGACTTCGCCCATTTTGAGGCCCTGATGCGCAGGGCGGACCTGGAGGAGGGGCTTTCGGCCTTCAAAACCCTTAGGGAAGCCCTGGAGCTCTACAAGGGCCCCCTCTTCGGGGACGACCCCTACGGGGAGTGGGCGGAGGCGGAACGGGCCTACCTGCAGGAACGGGCCCTTTACGGCCTCCTCCGCCTGGGGGAGATGGCCGAGGCCCTGGGCTACAAGGAGGTGGCCCGGGAGGCCTACGCCCGCGCCCTCAAGCTGGAACCCCTCTTTGAGGAGGCCCAGACCCGCCTGGAGGCCTTAAGGTAA
- a CDS encoding c-type cytochrome, giving the protein MKRALIALAFLLGLGLAQDGKALYERQCAACHGPTGQGVPGAIPPLAGNPRVQDEAYVVKVVREGLSGPLEVNGTAYNGVMPPMPQVSEGEARAIAQYLAGLGGAPREAAPKPQLAGDPALGRALYLGQKAFQNGGAPCQACHTVAGVGFLGGGSMGKDLTDAAQRLGGEAGLTALLQNPAFPVMRAAYQGKPLTEAEASALAAFLVQVSEEAPRPSSLYLGRFLVAGLVLLGVLLLYQAALWQLRPQSLAERIRKELRR; this is encoded by the coding sequence ATGAAGCGAGCCCTTATCGCCCTGGCCTTCCTCCTGGGTTTAGGCCTGGCCCAGGACGGGAAGGCGCTTTACGAAAGGCAGTGCGCCGCCTGTCACGGGCCCACGGGGCAGGGGGTCCCCGGGGCCATCCCGCCCCTGGCTGGGAACCCCCGGGTCCAGGACGAGGCCTACGTGGTCAAGGTGGTGCGGGAGGGGCTTTCCGGGCCCCTGGAGGTGAACGGGACGGCCTACAACGGGGTCATGCCCCCCATGCCCCAGGTCTCCGAAGGGGAGGCCCGGGCCATCGCCCAGTACCTGGCGGGCCTGGGGGGAGCCCCAAGGGAGGCCGCCCCCAAGCCCCAGCTGGCCGGGGACCCCGCCTTGGGCCGGGCCCTTTACCTGGGCCAGAAGGCCTTCCAAAACGGGGGTGCCCCCTGCCAGGCCTGCCACACCGTGGCCGGGGTGGGCTTTCTGGGTGGGGGGTCCATGGGGAAGGACCTCACGGACGCGGCCCAGCGCCTAGGGGGCGAGGCGGGCCTTACCGCTCTTCTGCAAAACCCCGCCTTCCCGGTGATGCGGGCCGCCTACCAGGGCAAGCCCCTCACCGAGGCCGAGGCCAGCGCCCTGGCGGCCTTTTTGGTGCAGGTTTCTGAGGAGGCGCCCAGGCCTTCCTCCCTCTACCTGGGGCGGTTCCTGGTGGCCGGCCTGGTCCTCCTTGGGGTGCTCCTCCTCTACCAGGCCGCCCTGTGGCAGCTCCGCCCGCAAAGCCTTGCCGAGCGCATCCGCAAAGAGCTCAGGAGGTAG
- the feoB gene encoding ferrous iron transport protein B produces the protein MACPRCASPAPVLTKDERWALVGNPNTGKSSLINALAGSRLEVGNWPGTTLERLSAPLLLQGKRVELVDLPGTYSLLPTSPEEGLVLRELLEHPPDRVVAVLDAGNLERSLVLVLELMELGLPLALVVNLLDEAEAKGLKVDLLALEEALGLPVAGAVASRGRVEGVLDKVLEARVPPPPLSYPAPLEEALKALEGPVPRGVALLALLGEEAPLPQGVRERASLWRRALLEKGLDPYLLALEGRYTKAREVAARALKRVGSPSGLTERLDRLVLHPLLGLPLFLLALFLAFRFTFALSTPWVDLLGQVQEVAARWIWGLPFPGLLRSFLAEGVVGGVGTVLAFTPVLFLLYLALAFLETSGFMARMAFVADRLMQALKLPGQAFIPLVLGFGCNVPAVYATRALGHPLDRLRVALAIPFLACSARLPVFSLFAFAFFRDQAAWVVFGLYLLGLGVGLLTAFLLGRLLPGGGGEGAMELPPYRFPPWRLLLRLSWGRTLSFVQGAGGPILLAVVAVWGLLHLPGHPYEALAQGLTPLFAPLGIGDWRLVGALIPGFVAKEVVVGTLGVSLLGGEALAPLGLGEGLRALGQGALQALWGTLQGLGGLLAPPSLALETPPTPLQAALPGVMGPQGALAYLVFVLLYTPCVATLTALRQVVGPRWAAFAVAYQLLLAYLLAFLASRLW, from the coding sequence ATGGCCTGCCCCCGCTGCGCCTCCCCTGCCCCCGTTCTCACCAAAGACGAGCGCTGGGCCCTGGTGGGCAACCCCAACACGGGCAAGTCCTCCCTCATCAACGCCCTTGCGGGCAGCCGGCTGGAGGTGGGCAACTGGCCGGGAACCACCCTAGAACGGCTCTCCGCCCCCCTCCTTCTGCAGGGCAAGCGGGTGGAGCTGGTGGACCTGCCGGGCACCTACAGCCTCCTGCCCACCTCCCCGGAGGAGGGCCTGGTCCTAAGGGAGCTCCTGGAACACCCCCCCGACCGGGTGGTGGCGGTTCTGGACGCGGGCAACCTGGAAAGGAGCCTGGTCCTGGTCCTGGAGCTCATGGAGCTGGGCCTGCCCTTGGCTTTGGTGGTCAACCTCCTGGACGAGGCGGAGGCCAAAGGGCTAAAGGTGGACCTCTTGGCCTTGGAGGAGGCCCTGGGCCTGCCCGTGGCCGGGGCGGTGGCCAGCCGGGGCCGGGTGGAGGGGGTTCTGGACAAGGTTCTGGAGGCCCGCGTCCCCCCGCCCCCCCTCTCCTACCCCGCCCCCCTGGAGGAGGCCCTGAAGGCCCTGGAGGGGCCCGTGCCCCGGGGGGTGGCCCTCCTGGCCCTTCTGGGGGAAGAGGCCCCCTTACCCCAGGGGGTGAGAGAAAGGGCCTCCCTTTGGCGCCGGGCGCTTTTGGAAAAGGGGCTTGACCCCTACCTCCTGGCCCTGGAGGGCCGCTACACCAAAGCCCGGGAGGTGGCCGCCCGGGCCCTTAAACGGGTGGGAAGCCCCTCCGGCCTCACGGAACGGCTGGACCGCCTGGTCCTCCACCCCCTTTTGGGGCTTCCCCTCTTCCTCCTGGCCCTCTTCCTGGCCTTCCGCTTCACCTTCGCCCTCTCCACCCCCTGGGTGGACCTCCTGGGCCAGGTGCAGGAGGTCGCGGCCCGCTGGATATGGGGCCTGCCCTTCCCCGGCCTCCTGCGCTCCTTCCTGGCGGAGGGGGTGGTGGGCGGGGTGGGAACGGTGCTGGCCTTTACCCCGGTGCTCTTCCTCCTCTACCTAGCCCTGGCCTTTTTGGAAACCTCCGGGTTTATGGCCCGCATGGCCTTCGTGGCCGACCGGCTGATGCAGGCCCTGAAGCTCCCCGGGCAGGCCTTCATCCCTCTGGTGCTGGGGTTTGGGTGCAACGTGCCCGCGGTGTACGCCACCCGGGCCCTGGGCCACCCCCTGGACCGGCTCCGGGTGGCCCTGGCCATCCCCTTCCTGGCCTGCTCCGCCCGGCTTCCCGTCTTCAGCCTCTTCGCTTTCGCCTTTTTCCGGGACCAGGCGGCCTGGGTGGTCTTCGGGCTCTACCTCCTGGGGCTGGGCGTGGGGCTCCTCACCGCTTTCCTCCTGGGGCGCCTCCTCCCGGGGGGCGGTGGGGAGGGGGCCATGGAGCTCCCCCCCTACCGCTTCCCGCCCTGGCGCCTCCTCCTCCGCCTGAGCTGGGGCAGGACCTTAAGCTTCGTCCAGGGGGCGGGCGGACCCATCCTCCTGGCGGTGGTGGCGGTCTGGGGCCTCCTCCACCTTCCGGGCCACCCCTACGAGGCCCTGGCCCAGGGGCTCACCCCCCTGTTCGCCCCCTTGGGCATCGGGGACTGGCGGCTGGTGGGGGCCCTGATCCCGGGGTTCGTGGCCAAGGAGGTGGTGGTGGGCACCCTGGGGGTGAGCCTTCTGGGTGGGGAGGCCCTGGCCCCCTTGGGGCTTGGGGAGGGGCTTAGGGCCTTAGGCCAGGGGGCGCTCCAGGCCCTTTGGGGTACCCTTCAAGGGCTAGGGGGCCTCCTCGCCCCGCCCAGCCTGGCCCTGGAAACCCCGCCCACCCCCCTGCAGGCCGCCCTCCCGGGGGTGATGGGCCCCCAGGGGGCCCTGGCCTACCTGGTCTTCGTCCTCCTCTACACCCCCTGCGTGGCCACCCTAACGGCCCTCAGGCAGGTGGTGGGGCCAAGGTGGGCGGCCTTCGCGGTGGCCTACCAGCTCCTTCTGGCCTACCTCCTGGCCTTCCTGGCCTCCCGGCTATGGTAG
- a CDS encoding nitrate reductase subunit alpha, which produces MKDWIKEVESPAERKWEEFYRNRFQHDKRVRTTHGVNCTGSCSWEVFVKDGVVTWELQATDYPSLEAGLPPYEPRGCQRGISFSWYLYSPIRVKYPYAKGALLDLWREAKKAHPDPVAAWESIQNDPHKRKRYQKARGKGGFRRASWEEVLELIAAAVVSTVRRYGPDRVIGFSPIPAMSQISYAAGSRFLSLLGGVPMSFYDWYCDLPNASPEIWGEQTDVHESADWYNARFIAVMGSNLNMTRTPDTHFIAEVRHAGAKLTVFSPDFSQVSKYADWWIPIHPGQDGAFWMAVNHVILKEYYADREVPYFRDYLKRYTDAPFLIEIQEGRPGRYLRADQLAAYAEEENGAFKLLIWDEEKGPRMPGGTLGFRWAKEKGKWNLKLEDPRTGEPLNPRLTLLGAEDEVLLVEFDDFASDRKLKRGVPVKYVTTKDGRRVAVATVFDLLMAQFGVGRGLPGDYPKGYEDDLPYTPLWQEKWTGIHRDTLLRYARAWAENGAKTGGKNLIIIGAGINHWYHNNLMYRAGIVALMLTGSVGVNGGGLAHYVGQEKLANQASWGPIAFATDWGYPPRQQNTPSFHYVHSDQWRYERGFSAYDKAAEPLSDHTIDHQVRAVRKGWLPFFPQFNKSPLEVVREAEAKGAKTEAEIVQYVVEALKRGELRFAVEDPDAPENWPRVWFIWRGNAIGTSAKGHEYFLKHYLGTHTNAIAEEKAEGHVQEVVYRKPAPEGKLDLVVDLNFRMDTSALYSDIVLPAATWYEKDDLNTTDLHTFINPMQAAVPPTWESKPDWEIFKAIVKKVSELARVHLPHPVKDLVMIPLQHDTPDELAQLEDRDWKKGEVEPIPGKTMPKFRVVERDYTKLYEKFVTLGPGVEKNGVGMHGLTIPAEDFYRELAERQPRLYDGEKRPSLEEPRQVAEAILFLDPVSNGELAYRAFLDEEKKTGVQLTDLAEGNRHVRISFKDLVAQPRRQLTTPTWSAIINHGRAYSPYTLNVERLIPWRTLTGRQHFYLDHPNYLRFGEHLPTYKPRPDVAMLQETELSLKEAQGKLMNYITPHGKWSIHSTYSENHRMMTLSRGGYPIWLNDKDAAELGIKDNDWVELYNDNGVFVQRAIVSSRIPRGTVFVYHATERTVGIPKSPLRGKRAGMNNSITRARLKPVLMSGGYAQFTYAFNYWGPVGVNRDTWVYVRKLEKAPEW; this is translated from the coding sequence ATGAAGGACTGGATCAAGGAGGTTGAAAGCCCGGCGGAACGGAAGTGGGAGGAGTTTTACCGCAACCGCTTCCAGCACGACAAGCGGGTGCGGACCACCCACGGGGTGAACTGCACCGGTTCCTGCTCCTGGGAGGTCTTCGTCAAGGACGGGGTGGTGACCTGGGAGCTCCAGGCCACGGACTACCCCAGCCTCGAGGCCGGCCTGCCCCCCTACGAGCCCCGGGGCTGCCAGCGGGGCATCAGCTTCAGCTGGTACCTCTACAGCCCCATCCGGGTGAAGTACCCCTACGCCAAGGGGGCCCTTTTGGACCTCTGGCGGGAGGCCAAGAAGGCCCACCCCGACCCCGTGGCCGCCTGGGAGTCCATCCAGAACGACCCCCACAAGCGCAAGCGCTACCAGAAGGCCCGGGGGAAGGGGGGCTTCCGCCGCGCCTCCTGGGAGGAGGTCCTGGAGCTCATCGCCGCGGCCGTGGTCTCCACCGTGCGCCGCTACGGTCCGGACCGGGTCATCGGCTTCTCGCCCATCCCCGCCATGAGCCAGATCTCCTACGCCGCGGGGAGCCGCTTCCTCTCCCTCCTCGGGGGGGTCCCCATGAGCTTCTACGACTGGTACTGCGACCTCCCCAACGCCTCCCCTGAGATCTGGGGCGAGCAGACGGACGTCCACGAGTCCGCGGACTGGTACAACGCCCGCTTCATCGCGGTCATGGGCTCCAACCTCAACATGACCCGCACCCCCGACACCCACTTCATCGCCGAGGTGCGGCACGCGGGGGCCAAGCTCACCGTCTTCAGCCCCGACTTCTCCCAGGTGTCCAAGTACGCGGACTGGTGGATCCCCATCCACCCCGGCCAGGACGGGGCCTTCTGGATGGCGGTGAACCACGTGATCCTCAAGGAGTACTACGCGGACCGGGAGGTGCCCTACTTCCGGGACTACCTGAAGCGCTACACCGACGCCCCCTTCCTGATCGAGATCCAGGAGGGCCGGCCGGGCCGCTACCTGCGGGCGGACCAGCTTGCGGCCTACGCCGAGGAGGAGAACGGGGCCTTCAAGCTCCTCATCTGGGACGAGGAGAAGGGCCCCAGGATGCCGGGCGGCACCTTGGGCTTCCGCTGGGCCAAGGAGAAGGGGAAGTGGAACCTGAAGCTGGAAGACCCCCGGACCGGCGAGCCCCTGAACCCCCGCCTCACCCTGCTGGGGGCCGAGGACGAGGTGCTTTTGGTGGAGTTTGACGACTTCGCGAGCGATCGGAAGCTGAAGCGGGGCGTGCCCGTGAAGTACGTCACCACCAAGGACGGCCGGCGGGTGGCGGTGGCCACGGTCTTTGACCTCCTCATGGCCCAGTTCGGCGTGGGCCGGGGCCTGCCCGGGGACTACCCCAAGGGCTACGAGGACGACCTGCCCTACACCCCCCTCTGGCAGGAGAAGTGGACCGGGATCCACCGGGATACCCTCCTCCGCTACGCCCGGGCCTGGGCGGAGAACGGGGCCAAGACGGGGGGCAAGAACCTCATCATCATCGGGGCGGGGATCAACCACTGGTACCACAACAACCTCATGTACCGGGCGGGCATCGTGGCCCTCATGCTCACGGGAAGCGTGGGGGTGAACGGCGGGGGCCTGGCCCACTACGTGGGGCAGGAGAAGCTGGCCAACCAGGCCTCCTGGGGGCCCATCGCCTTCGCCACGGACTGGGGCTACCCCCCGAGGCAGCAGAACACCCCCTCCTTCCACTACGTCCACTCCGACCAGTGGCGCTACGAGCGGGGCTTCTCCGCCTACGACAAGGCGGCGGAACCCCTTTCCGACCACACCATTGACCACCAGGTGCGGGCGGTGCGCAAGGGGTGGCTCCCCTTCTTCCCCCAGTTCAACAAAAGCCCCCTGGAGGTGGTGCGCGAGGCCGAGGCCAAGGGGGCCAAGACCGAGGCCGAGATCGTCCAGTACGTGGTGGAGGCCCTGAAGCGGGGCGAGCTCAGGTTCGCGGTGGAAGACCCCGACGCCCCCGAGAACTGGCCCAGGGTCTGGTTCATCTGGCGGGGGAACGCCATCGGCACCAGCGCCAAGGGGCACGAGTACTTCCTCAAGCACTACCTGGGCACCCACACCAACGCCATCGCCGAGGAGAAGGCCGAGGGGCACGTGCAGGAGGTGGTCTACCGCAAGCCCGCCCCCGAGGGGAAGCTGGACCTGGTGGTGGACCTCAACTTCCGCATGGACACCAGCGCCCTCTACTCCGACATCGTCCTGCCCGCCGCCACCTGGTACGAGAAGGACGACCTGAACACCACCGACCTGCACACCTTCATCAACCCCATGCAGGCCGCGGTGCCCCCCACCTGGGAGTCCAAGCCCGACTGGGAGATCTTCAAGGCCATCGTCAAGAAGGTCTCCGAGCTGGCCAGGGTCCACCTGCCCCACCCGGTGAAGGACCTGGTCATGATCCCCCTCCAGCACGACACCCCGGACGAGCTGGCCCAGCTCGAGGACCGGGACTGGAAGAAGGGCGAGGTGGAGCCCATCCCCGGCAAGACCATGCCCAAGTTCCGGGTGGTGGAGCGGGACTACACCAAGCTCTACGAGAAGTTCGTCACCTTGGGACCTGGGGTGGAGAAGAACGGGGTGGGCATGCACGGCCTCACCATCCCCGCGGAGGACTTCTACCGGGAACTGGCGGAACGGCAGCCCCGGCTCTACGACGGGGAGAAGCGGCCGAGCCTCGAGGAGCCCCGCCAGGTGGCCGAGGCCATCCTCTTCCTGGACCCCGTGTCCAACGGGGAGCTGGCCTACCGGGCCTTCCTGGACGAGGAGAAGAAGACCGGGGTGCAGCTCACCGACCTGGCGGAGGGCAACCGCCACGTGCGCATCTCCTTCAAGGACCTGGTGGCCCAGCCCCGCCGCCAGCTCACCACCCCCACCTGGAGCGCCATCATCAACCACGGCCGGGCCTACAGCCCCTACACCCTGAACGTGGAGCGCTTGATCCCCTGGCGCACCCTCACGGGCCGGCAGCACTTCTACCTGGACCACCCCAACTACCTCCGCTTCGGGGAGCACCTGCCCACCTACAAGCCCCGGCCGGACGTGGCCATGCTCCAGGAAACGGAGCTCTCCCTCAAGGAGGCCCAGGGCAAGCTCATGAACTACATCACCCCCCACGGGAAGTGGTCCATCCACTCCACCTACTCCGAGAACCACCGCATGATGACCCTCTCCCGGGGCGGGTACCCCATCTGGCTCAACGACAAGGACGCGGCCGAGCTGGGCATCAAGGACAACGACTGGGTGGAGCTCTACAACGACAACGGGGTTTTCGTCCAGCGGGCCATCGTTTCCAGCCGCATCCCCCGGGGTACGGTCTTCGTCTACCACGCCACCGAGCGCACGGTGGGCATCCCCAAGAGTCCCTTGAGGGGCAAGCGGGCGGGGATGAACAACTCCATCACCCGGGCCCGCCTGAAGCCCGTCCTCATGTCCGGCGGCTACGCCCAGTTCACCTACGCCTTCAACTACTGGGGCCCCGTGGGGGTGAACCGGGACACCTGGGTCTACGTGCGCAAGCTGGAGAAAGCCCCTGAGTGGTAA
- a CDS encoding Crp/Fnr family transcriptional regulator, whose translation MDPKGVLAQVPLFRGLPPEGLKALERAAHFRTLAKGETLFLEGDPVTHLYAVLKGLIKVYKLDPEGRKQVVLHLEGPYRVLAEVALFLERPTYPASAEALEESQVLAIPKEVFFGLLEASPPLAKALLRYLARRQGQLLHLLDRLVFHEVGERLSEYLLARLEAEGQGFSLPTNPELAALLGTVPEAVSRNLGRLYRQGLIRLAGRRVEIPDPQALKGRIRE comes from the coding sequence ATGGACCCCAAGGGCGTTCTGGCCCAGGTGCCCCTCTTCCGGGGGCTTCCCCCGGAGGGCCTTAAGGCCTTAGAGAGGGCGGCCCATTTCAGGACGCTAGCCAAAGGGGAAACCCTCTTCCTGGAGGGCGACCCTGTGACCCACCTCTACGCCGTCCTAAAGGGCCTCATCAAGGTCTACAAGCTGGACCCGGAGGGCCGGAAGCAGGTGGTGCTCCACCTGGAGGGCCCCTACCGGGTCCTGGCGGAGGTGGCCCTATTCCTGGAGCGCCCCACCTACCCCGCCAGCGCCGAGGCCCTGGAGGAAAGCCAGGTCCTGGCCATCCCCAAGGAGGTCTTCTTCGGCCTCCTGGAGGCAAGCCCCCCTCTGGCCAAGGCCCTCCTCCGCTACCTGGCCCGGCGGCAGGGGCAGCTCCTCCACCTCCTGGACCGGCTGGTCTTCCACGAGGTGGGGGAACGGCTTTCCGAGTACCTCCTGGCCCGCCTCGAGGCCGAGGGGCAGGGGTTCAGCCTGCCCACCAACCCCGAGCTCGCCGCCCTCCTCGGCACCGTCCCCGAGGCCGTCTCCCGCAACCTGGGCCGCCTCTACCGCCAGGGGCTCATCCGGCTTGCGGGCCGGCGGGTGGAGATCCCCGACCCCCAGGCCCTCAAGGGGAGGATCCGCGAATGA
- a CDS encoding NAD(P)/FAD-dependent oxidoreductase has product MRETGIMIVGGGFGGLAAAKALDRAGVPYLLVDARNHHLFQPLLYQVATGYLEAPAIAHPLRPLLGRGRFLLARVEGVDLKGRRLLLEGGEALPYTHLILATGSRPHDLGVPGVGRHALFLKGLEDAQRIRQRLLLALEGAAREERPLRLLVVGGGPTGVELAGALAEFLRYALRRDFPEVGGAEVLLLEAGERLLPSFRPALSAYAKRALEGMGVRVVLGAQVVGVEEGGARLREGAFLPADLVLWAVGVRGNPLPGLPTDPRGRVPTDPFLRLPGHPEVYAVGDVNGLGLPGLAPVALQQGRLAAENLLRALRGQEPIPFRYRDRGQLAVIGRNKAVAEIGGLAFTGFPAWALWAFVHIRELIGFRNRLLVLLNWGYTYLFREPGVRVLLGEGLPRPGLS; this is encoded by the coding sequence GTGCGGGAAACGGGGATCATGATCGTGGGCGGGGGCTTCGGGGGGCTGGCGGCGGCCAAGGCCCTGGACCGGGCGGGGGTCCCCTACCTCCTGGTGGACGCCCGGAACCATCACCTCTTCCAGCCCCTCCTCTACCAGGTGGCCACGGGGTACCTGGAGGCCCCGGCCATCGCCCACCCCCTGCGCCCCCTCCTCGGGCGGGGCCGGTTCCTCCTCGCTCGGGTGGAGGGGGTGGACCTAAAGGGGCGGAGGCTCCTTCTGGAGGGGGGCGAGGCCCTGCCCTACACCCACCTCATCCTGGCCACGGGGAGCCGCCCCCACGACCTAGGGGTGCCGGGGGTGGGGCGGCACGCCCTCTTCCTGAAGGGCCTCGAGGACGCCCAAAGGATCCGCCAGCGCCTCCTCCTCGCCCTGGAAGGGGCGGCGAGGGAGGAAAGGCCCCTGCGCCTCCTCGTGGTGGGGGGCGGGCCCACGGGGGTGGAGCTGGCGGGGGCCTTGGCCGAGTTCCTGCGCTACGCCCTCCGCCGGGACTTCCCGGAGGTCGGGGGGGCGGAGGTCCTCCTCCTGGAGGCCGGGGAGAGGCTCCTCCCCTCCTTCCGCCCTGCGCTTTCGGCCTACGCCAAGAGGGCCCTGGAGGGGATGGGGGTCCGGGTGGTTCTTGGGGCCCAGGTGGTGGGGGTGGAGGAAGGGGGCGCGCGGCTTAGGGAGGGGGCTTTCCTCCCCGCGGACCTCGTCCTCTGGGCCGTGGGGGTGAGGGGGAACCCCCTGCCGGGCCTCCCCACCGACCCCCGGGGACGGGTGCCCACCGACCCCTTCCTGCGCCTTCCGGGCCACCCCGAGGTCTACGCGGTGGGGGACGTGAACGGCCTGGGCCTTCCGGGCCTTGCCCCGGTGGCCCTGCAGCAGGGCCGCCTGGCGGCGGAAAACCTCCTCCGCGCCCTTCGGGGGCAGGAGCCCATCCCCTTCCGCTACCGCGACCGGGGGCAGCTGGCGGTGATCGGGCGGAACAAGGCGGTGGCCGAGATCGGGGGCCTCGCCTTCACGGGCTTTCCCGCCTGGGCCCTTTGGGCCTTCGTGCACATCCGCGAGCTCATCGGCTTCCGCAACCGCCTCCTGGTGCTCCTCAACTGGGGGTACACCTACCTCTTCCGCGAACCCGGGGTGCGGGTGCTCCTGGGGGAGGGCCTGCCCCGGCCTGGGCTATCCTAG
- a CDS encoding hemerythrin domain-containing protein — protein MKERFVGKALVRPGGRAEVLEWSGEGALEVAQSEDVLLACLEGEVGVSRWGRGFRLEAGEVVRLRPGSYALKGQGRLFLVRFGLSPEALSGDHEALMALLEALPAKEAAEALARLFEAHAAKEEALFYPLLSPGAARERALEHRLLRELIGELLKAVREGREIAGIVARLKGALEAHMEAELG, from the coding sequence ATGAAAGAGCGCTTCGTAGGCAAGGCCCTGGTCCGCCCCGGCGGCCGGGCCGAGGTGCTGGAGTGGTCGGGGGAAGGCGCGCTGGAGGTGGCCCAGAGCGAGGACGTCCTCCTGGCCTGCCTGGAGGGGGAGGTGGGGGTAAGCCGGTGGGGCAGGGGCTTCCGCCTCGAGGCGGGGGAGGTGGTCCGCCTGCGACCGGGGAGCTACGCCCTGAAGGGCCAGGGGCGGCTTTTCCTGGTGCGCTTTGGCCTCTCCCCCGAGGCCCTTTCCGGGGACCACGAGGCCCTCATGGCGCTCCTGGAGGCCCTTCCCGCCAAGGAGGCCGCGGAAGCCCTGGCCCGGCTCTTTGAGGCCCACGCGGCCAAGGAGGAGGCCCTCTTCTACCCCCTCCTCTCCCCCGGCGCGGCCCGGGAACGGGCGCTGGAGCACAGGCTCCTGCGGGAGCTCATCGGGGAACTCCTCAAGGCGGTCAGGGAGGGGCGGGAAATCGCGGGCATCGTGGCCCGGCTCAAGGGGGCTTTAGAGGCCCATATGGAGGCGGAGCTAGGATAG
- a CDS encoding FeoA family protein produces the protein MATLAHLPPGRPARVLKVPPEHRRLLALGVRPGVLVEVLLRAPLGDPLEVRAGETLLLLRRTEAHAVLVEPLEG, from the coding sequence ATGGCGACCCTGGCCCACCTGCCTCCAGGCCGTCCGGCCCGCGTCCTAAAGGTTCCCCCGGAGCACCGTAGACTCCTCGCCCTGGGGGTGCGCCCCGGGGTCTTGGTGGAGGTCCTCCTCCGAGCCCCCCTGGGGGACCCCCTGGAGGTGCGGGCGGGGGAAACCCTCCTCCTTCTCCGGCGCACGGAGGCCCACGCGGTCCTGGTGGAACCCCTGGAGGGATGA